The Methanocella arvoryzae MRE50 genome includes a region encoding these proteins:
- a CDS encoding DUF2284 domain-containing protein yields the protein MTGPMIEEELRRMAFDSGASAFVKIKPADIVTAHWVRLKCQFGCKNYGTRLACPPYSPSPEETRKVLDEYTTAYLLRYDGYLDFDTYPPKDINRTMDKLSLHVCKAIYEMERHAFLAGYYKAFAYGAHRCRKCDVCALYDNKGCKFPVDTRPSLESAGIDVFATAKNAGLDTHVVADRNILNAAQLPTFALLLLE from the coding sequence ATGACAGGACCAATGATCGAAGAAGAGCTGAGGCGGATGGCCTTCGACAGCGGCGCCTCGGCGTTCGTCAAAATCAAGCCGGCAGATATCGTCACCGCCCACTGGGTACGCCTCAAGTGCCAGTTCGGGTGTAAAAACTACGGCACCAGGCTCGCCTGCCCGCCGTACAGTCCTTCTCCAGAAGAGACCAGAAAGGTCCTGGACGAGTACACAACCGCCTACCTCCTCCGGTACGACGGTTACCTCGACTTCGACACTTATCCGCCCAAAGACATCAACAGGACGATGGACAAGCTCAGCCTGCACGTCTGCAAAGCGATCTATGAAATGGAACGCCACGCCTTCCTCGCCGGGTACTACAAAGCCTTCGCCTATGGCGCCCACCGGTGCCGCAAATGCGATGTCTGCGCGCTGTACGACAACAAGGGCTGCAAGTTCCCGGTAGACACCAGGCCTTCTCTCGAATCAGCCGGCATCGACGTCTTCGCTACGGCCAAAAACGCAGGGCTCGACACCCACGTCGTGGCTGACAGGAATATATTGAATGCTGCGCAGTTGCCTACTTTCGCTCTGCTACTGCTCGAATAA
- a CDS encoding pyruvate kinase alpha/beta domain-containing protein, with translation MIKRDIVYFEKPGGQNTDDTIRLAVERAKELGIKYVVVASVSGETGVKAAKAFAGTGVKVIVVGHHVGFSGPGERDLEDRYLSELREMGITVVEMSHALSGVERSISRRLGGASRVETIAEALRTLISVGTKVCVEISLMAADGGYVPVDEETEIIALGGNWPGVDTACVIKPAHSNSFFDLQVREFICLPRDKSRK, from the coding sequence ATGATCAAGCGGGACATCGTTTACTTCGAGAAGCCGGGCGGGCAGAACACGGATGACACGATCCGGCTGGCAGTGGAAAGGGCGAAGGAACTGGGGATTAAGTATGTCGTCGTGGCCAGCGTCAGCGGCGAAACCGGCGTGAAAGCGGCAAAGGCGTTTGCCGGCACGGGCGTAAAAGTGATCGTCGTAGGTCACCATGTGGGCTTCTCCGGCCCGGGAGAGCGAGACCTGGAAGACCGGTACCTCAGTGAGCTGAGAGAAATGGGCATAACCGTCGTGGAAATGTCCCACGCGCTATCCGGAGTCGAGCGCTCGATCTCGAGAAGGCTCGGCGGCGCTTCCCGGGTGGAAACGATTGCTGAAGCCTTGCGCACCCTGATCAGCGTCGGGACAAAGGTATGTGTGGAAATCAGCCTTATGGCGGCAGATGGCGGCTACGTGCCTGTAGATGAAGAGACTGAGATCATCGCCCTCGGCGGCAACTGGCCTGGCGTCGACACTGCATGTGTCATCAAGCCTGCACACTCAAACAGCTTCTTCGACCTGCAGGTGCGGGAGTTCATCTGCCTGCCCAGGGACAAGTCCAGGAAATGA
- a CDS encoding DUF2797 domain-containing protein → MRIIGYSSIDKALVVAPGPKVLDISSGIAMTLTGRGCAGRWDGDKYIPCDSSVAPYCQRCVGAADACVICRGECRKPEKTCNEEHSVYLAVFAPSTIKVGVSRTYRLETRLNEQGADEGYEIARFPDGEAARRLERELSAKYPDRLGFTDKIKAGCIDRAAIDATITDFTPIRRFSFKYFPRELWMAPILIKPDVGMTVSGTVFGVKGQALVLEKYDTLYAMSLDSLIGYDWEEVQCNSGQKRKGSLQVSLSGF, encoded by the coding sequence ATGCGCATCATCGGCTACTCATCGATAGATAAGGCACTCGTCGTCGCCCCGGGGCCGAAGGTACTCGATATTTCTTCCGGGATAGCCATGACGCTGACCGGTCGGGGCTGTGCGGGACGGTGGGATGGAGATAAGTATATCCCTTGCGACAGCTCTGTGGCGCCTTACTGTCAGCGATGTGTTGGGGCTGCCGACGCGTGCGTGATTTGCCGGGGGGAGTGTCGCAAGCCTGAAAAGACCTGCAATGAGGAGCACTCTGTCTATCTGGCGGTATTTGCACCTTCGACTATCAAGGTCGGGGTGTCGAGGACTTACCGTCTGGAGACTCGCCTGAACGAGCAGGGAGCGGACGAGGGGTATGAGATTGCCCGGTTCCCCGACGGCGAGGCAGCGAGAAGGCTGGAGAGGGAGCTGAGTGCAAAATACCCTGACAGGCTGGGGTTCACTGATAAAATCAAGGCAGGATGTATTGACAGGGCTGCCATCGATGCTACTATCACCGATTTTACGCCGATCCGGCGCTTCAGCTTCAAGTACTTTCCCCGGGAGTTATGGATGGCACCGATCTTGATCAAGCCCGACGTCGGTATGACTGTTTCCGGAACGGTGTTCGGCGTCAAAGGGCAGGCGCTGGTGCTGGAAAAGTACGATACGCTGTACGCTATGAGCCTCGACAGCCTGATCGGGTACGACTGGGAAGAGGTCCAGTGCAACAGTGGTCAAAAAAGAAAAGGAAGCCTGCAGGTTTCCCTGTCAGGCTTTTAG
- a CDS encoding phosphotransacetylase family protein codes for MKSVFISSINPKSGKTVITLGIALNSRVYTGFFKPFQEKMITVNGQRVEEDAYLMQALVDFEANPGDLCPFPREKMPSLTMDHIVEAYQKVARDKELMIIEGMENVTMGFLYGLSCYDIVERFKSDLILLSDATPESLDRVAMIKDYLDYRKIPLKGVILNLCNDVGLENFLISKGIPVVGMIPYTPSLRTLHVFEIVEELNGIVLTGSENLSNIVEKTLIGAMSRESALRYFERARNKAVITGGDRSDILLSALNTSTSCIILTGGLLPAQEVINRARFLGVPMISVKEDTLSASEIVDRMIARIDPTDEKKIKTIKDEVARNVDLSKILT; via the coding sequence ATGAAGTCCGTTTTTATCAGTTCCATCAACCCGAAAAGTGGCAAGACGGTGATCACGCTGGGCATCGCTTTGAATTCCCGGGTGTACACCGGCTTTTTCAAGCCGTTCCAGGAAAAGATGATCACTGTCAACGGCCAGAGGGTGGAGGAAGACGCTTACCTGATGCAGGCTCTGGTCGACTTCGAGGCAAACCCGGGCGATCTGTGCCCGTTCCCCCGGGAGAAAATGCCCTCGCTTACCATGGATCATATTGTCGAGGCTTACCAGAAAGTCGCCAGGGATAAAGAGCTGATGATCATCGAAGGTATGGAGAATGTAACTATGGGCTTCCTCTACGGGTTGTCCTGTTACGATATCGTAGAACGGTTCAAGTCGGACCTGATCCTGCTCTCTGACGCTACTCCTGAGTCGCTGGACCGGGTGGCCATGATCAAAGACTACCTCGACTACAGGAAGATACCCCTGAAAGGCGTTATCCTGAACCTGTGCAACGATGTGGGCCTCGAAAATTTCCTTATCAGCAAAGGCATACCTGTGGTGGGTATGATCCCGTATACGCCGTCCTTGCGGACGCTGCACGTCTTCGAGATCGTCGAAGAGCTCAACGGCATAGTCCTGACCGGCAGCGAAAACCTGAGCAACATCGTAGAGAAGACACTAATCGGCGCCATGTCCCGGGAATCGGCGCTCCGGTACTTCGAGCGCGCCCGCAATAAAGCCGTGATTACGGGCGGCGACCGCAGCGACATATTGCTCTCCGCCCTGAATACGTCCACGTCCTGCATCATCCTGACTGGTGGTCTCCTGCCCGCCCAGGAAGTCATAAACCGGGCGAGGTTCCTCGGCGTGCCCATGATTTCCGTAAAAGAAGACACGCTGTCAGCTTCGGAGATCGTCGACCGCATGATCGCCCGCATCGACCCGACGGACGAGAAGAAGATCAAGACGATCAAGGATGAAGTCGCCCGTAACGTCGACCTGTCAAAGATTTTGACCTGA
- a CDS encoding MTH865 family protein has protein sequence MAEDPSILGAPSGTPESISEMDAIKANIVEQLISCGVKFPIESKKELMEIYPYGTPIKCRYKGKETSIHDLIPQIDDSLFPIKTPGDAAAALLSRCEVGQK, from the coding sequence ATGGCAGAGGACCCTTCAATACTTGGCGCGCCGTCCGGCACTCCGGAATCGATCAGCGAGATGGACGCCATAAAAGCCAACATTGTTGAGCAGCTTATCTCATGCGGCGTGAAGTTCCCTATAGAGAGTAAAAAGGAGCTTATGGAAATCTATCCGTATGGTACGCCGATCAAGTGCAGGTACAAGGGCAAGGAAACTTCCATCCACGACCTGATCCCGCAGATCGACGACAGCCTGTTTCCGATAAAGACTCCCGGGGATGCTGCGGCAGCACTCTTGAGCAGGTGCGAAGTCGGGCAAAAGTAG
- the truD gene encoding tRNA pseudouridine(13) synthase TruD: protein MKLSPYEIERLMGIEAYLTGTDGIGGRLRDSPSDFAVEEVPAFKTGETGGYLVARLTKENWETHHLIRDLSRQLGISDDRIGLAGTKDKRAITTQLISIYGVTEDDLKKITLPRIRLTPVGRSSRPLVLGDLEGNNFDIRISGVAMAEPEIRARLDSITGEISATGGVPNFFGYQRFGIRRPITHLVGEKLIRGDLEGAAMDYIARSFPDENPENIEARDYVFRTRDFKKGLDMYALNLRYERTMMHRLIERPGDYAGAFRSLPGTLMKMFVSAYQSYLFNRMLSQRLLLGMSITTPQEGDTVCFNGPDGKPDVSRVEQVTKKNRPDINYLYKRKRVTLVLPLVGKSTRIDLLDEVSRKVLDDAKVTPDNFEIPLMPELSSHGIWRAMVLPVSPSLDVEGGSVRARFFLTSGSYATTVLREYMKANPRCME, encoded by the coding sequence ATGAAACTCAGCCCGTACGAGATCGAGCGCCTGATGGGGATCGAAGCTTACCTCACCGGCACCGACGGTATCGGAGGCAGGCTGCGGGACAGCCCTTCCGATTTTGCCGTGGAGGAAGTGCCGGCTTTTAAAACCGGGGAAACCGGCGGCTACCTGGTAGCGCGGCTGACCAAGGAGAACTGGGAGACTCACCACCTGATCCGCGACCTGTCCCGGCAGCTGGGCATCAGCGACGACAGGATCGGCCTGGCTGGCACCAAAGACAAGCGGGCGATCACCACGCAGCTTATCAGCATCTACGGTGTGACCGAGGACGACCTGAAAAAGATCACGCTGCCCCGGATTCGGCTTACCCCTGTCGGCAGGTCGAGCAGGCCACTGGTGCTGGGCGATCTTGAGGGTAACAACTTCGACATCCGCATCTCTGGCGTCGCCATGGCGGAGCCCGAAATCCGGGCCAGGCTCGACTCGATCACTGGTGAAATCAGCGCTACCGGCGGAGTCCCCAACTTCTTCGGGTACCAGCGCTTTGGTATCCGGCGCCCTATCACCCACCTCGTCGGAGAGAAGCTGATCCGGGGGGATCTGGAGGGGGCAGCTATGGACTATATCGCCCGCTCGTTTCCGGATGAAAACCCCGAGAACATAGAAGCCCGTGATTATGTTTTCAGGACGAGGGACTTCAAGAAAGGCCTGGACATGTATGCACTGAACCTGAGGTACGAGCGCACGATGATGCACAGGCTGATCGAGAGGCCGGGAGATTATGCAGGGGCTTTCAGATCGCTGCCCGGCACTCTGATGAAGATGTTTGTGAGCGCGTATCAGTCTTATCTGTTCAACAGGATGCTCAGTCAGCGGCTGCTGCTGGGGATGTCTATAACTACGCCGCAGGAAGGTGATACTGTCTGCTTTAACGGTCCCGACGGTAAGCCGGACGTCTCCAGGGTGGAGCAGGTAACGAAAAAGAACAGGCCGGACATCAATTATCTATACAAGCGGAAGAGGGTCACGCTGGTCCTGCCGCTCGTGGGAAAAAGCACCCGCATCGACCTGCTGGACGAAGTTTCCAGAAAGGTGCTGGATGATGCGAAGGTAACCCCGGACAACTTTGAGATTCCCCTGATGCCAGAGCTGAGCTCGCATGGTATCTGGAGAGCAATGGTGCTGCCGGTCAGCCCGTCGCTCGATGTCGAAGGCGGCTCCGTCAGGGCCCGGTTCTTCCTCACCAGCGGCAGCTATGCGACGACCGTGCTGCGTGAATACATGAAAGCAAATCCTCGCTGTATGGAGTAA
- the pth2 gene encoding peptidyl-tRNA hydrolase Pth2, whose protein sequence is MTEYKQCILVREDLKLPKGKMAVQVAHAAISAAEWAKPSVLEAWKREGQKKIVLKVNSVEELFRFKEEARRADIPTALIQDAGLTCVPPGTITALGMGPADSDRLDKIVGHLKLM, encoded by the coding sequence ATGACGGAATATAAGCAGTGCATACTGGTCAGAGAAGACCTCAAGCTGCCCAAAGGCAAGATGGCCGTACAGGTAGCCCACGCAGCGATCTCCGCCGCAGAATGGGCGAAGCCTTCGGTGCTGGAAGCCTGGAAGCGGGAAGGGCAGAAGAAGATTGTCCTGAAGGTGAACTCGGTGGAAGAGCTGTTCAGGTTCAAGGAAGAGGCCAGACGGGCGGACATCCCCACGGCTCTCATTCAGGATGCGGGGCTCACCTGCGTGCCACCCGGCACCATTACTGCGCTAGGCATGGGGCCTGCAGATTCGGACAGGCTGGACAAAATCGTCGGGCATCTCAAGCTAATGTAG
- a CDS encoding geranylgeranyl reductase family protein, with translation MDYDVIVVGAGPAGSMAAKYAALNGAKTLLLEEHGQVGSPVACTGLISRNALDECELGEGSFINKRIRGAFVHSPNNHNILLDGKRTMAYVVERKIMDREMARRAVNAGAEILISTKAEGITPVPGGISVKVTGPDGTEDITASVVIGADGVKSKVARAAGLGNLPHVCSAIQVEATYEPRNPDFVEMFSGSRYAPKHFAWAVPTSGDCCRVGLISDEHAHEYLQRLLTEHEIVSKKARSAVDLIMGGVPVGTLKRTVTDNIMIVGDAAGQVKPISYGGIYTGARCARIAGEVAAKAALAGDASSARLMEYERRWRADIGRELMMMMRFRQMYGRMTDQDLDEALALLDDPEISEVMTKYGDIDRPSKLAFELLKLSKNRGMWRLMGLLVKLLF, from the coding sequence ATGGACTATGACGTCATAGTCGTGGGCGCGGGGCCTGCGGGCTCCATGGCCGCAAAATACGCTGCGCTGAACGGCGCGAAAACACTGCTGCTCGAAGAACACGGGCAGGTAGGCTCCCCCGTAGCATGCACTGGCCTGATCAGCAGAAACGCGCTGGACGAGTGCGAACTTGGAGAAGGCAGCTTTATCAACAAGCGGATCCGCGGCGCCTTCGTACACTCTCCCAACAATCACAACATCCTGCTTGACGGTAAGCGGACTATGGCTTACGTAGTCGAGCGTAAGATCATGGACAGGGAGATGGCCCGGCGTGCCGTAAATGCCGGGGCGGAAATCCTGATAAGCACGAAAGCTGAAGGGATCACTCCGGTTCCGGGGGGCATATCGGTTAAAGTCACAGGGCCCGACGGCACGGAAGATATCACAGCAAGCGTCGTAATCGGTGCGGATGGTGTCAAGAGCAAGGTCGCCCGGGCCGCAGGCCTGGGCAACCTGCCCCACGTCTGCTCGGCGATCCAGGTGGAGGCGACTTACGAGCCCCGGAACCCCGATTTTGTAGAGATGTTCTCAGGGAGCCGATATGCTCCTAAGCACTTTGCATGGGCCGTGCCCACGTCGGGCGATTGCTGCCGGGTGGGCCTGATCTCGGACGAGCACGCGCACGAGTATCTCCAGCGGCTGCTGACCGAGCACGAGATCGTCTCGAAGAAGGCGAGGTCGGCGGTCGACCTGATCATGGGCGGCGTGCCCGTGGGCACGCTGAAGCGCACGGTCACCGATAACATCATGATCGTAGGCGACGCCGCTGGACAGGTAAAGCCCATCTCTTATGGCGGCATATATACCGGCGCCAGGTGTGCCCGCATCGCCGGAGAAGTCGCTGCGAAGGCGGCGCTTGCCGGGGATGCCAGCTCGGCACGGCTCATGGAGTACGAGCGGCGGTGGCGGGCGGACATCGGAAGGGAACTGATGATGATGATGCGGTTCCGTCAGATGTATGGCCGCATGACCGATCAGGATCTCGACGAGGCACTGGCCCTGCTTGACGACCCGGAGATCTCCGAGGTCATGACGAAGTACGGTGACATAGACCGGCCTTCGAAGCTCGCTTTTGAGCTGCTGAAGCTGTCTAAAAATAGGGGTATGTGGCGGCTGATGGGCCTGCTGGTAAAACTATTGTTTTGA
- a CDS encoding tRNA (guanine(10)-N(2))-dimethyltransferase, with amino-acid sequence MAVIREGKVAIEMGEGVFYNPRMEMNRDLNVACLTCLPDVTTYVDAMAASGIRGIRVKKEVPREIDVTINDWDAGAYELLKRNAEANGVTVNATNRGANTLLSSTQYDFVDIDPFGTPSPYIDSVCRSAKRFMGVTATDTAPLCGAHLRSGMRKYGAFPVKTEYYPEIGLRVLMGKVVREQAKYDRAVRPLLCHSTEHYVRLYLAVDHGVVPADRMLDQIGFILDCGKCHYRETIPGLAVQVPDRCPNCGGKARLAGPLWLGPIKDNSFVSQVLNVINTGEFGRKVRAARLLELILGEIDVPTFYDHHRVCQDLRATPTTIDVLIEALRGAGFQASRTHFSGIGFKTDAPVNIVKSIVLELSPRS; translated from the coding sequence ATGGCTGTTATCCGCGAAGGCAAAGTAGCGATCGAGATGGGCGAAGGCGTCTTCTACAATCCCCGGATGGAGATGAACCGGGACCTAAACGTAGCCTGCCTGACCTGTCTTCCGGACGTAACTACCTACGTCGACGCGATGGCCGCCTCGGGCATCAGGGGCATCAGGGTCAAGAAAGAGGTACCCCGGGAAATCGACGTCACGATCAACGACTGGGATGCCGGCGCATACGAACTGCTCAAGAGGAATGCAGAGGCCAACGGAGTCACAGTGAACGCGACTAACAGAGGCGCAAACACACTGCTTTCTTCCACGCAGTACGACTTTGTCGACATCGATCCGTTCGGCACGCCCTCTCCGTATATCGACTCAGTCTGCCGATCGGCTAAGCGGTTCATGGGAGTCACCGCAACCGATACTGCACCGCTCTGCGGAGCCCACCTGCGGTCGGGCATGCGAAAATATGGCGCCTTCCCGGTCAAGACCGAGTACTACCCGGAGATCGGGCTGCGGGTGCTCATGGGTAAAGTCGTGCGGGAGCAGGCCAAGTACGACAGGGCGGTGCGACCGCTACTATGCCATTCTACAGAGCACTACGTCCGGCTGTACCTGGCCGTAGACCACGGGGTCGTCCCCGCGGATCGGATGCTGGATCAGATTGGCTTCATCCTCGACTGCGGCAAGTGCCATTACCGGGAGACCATCCCCGGGCTGGCTGTGCAGGTGCCCGACCGGTGCCCGAACTGCGGCGGCAAGGCGAGGCTGGCCGGGCCGCTCTGGCTCGGGCCGATCAAGGACAACAGTTTCGTCAGCCAGGTGCTGAACGTCATCAACACAGGGGAGTTCGGCAGAAAGGTCCGGGCGGCACGGCTGCTGGAGCTGATCCTCGGCGAGATCGACGTGCCGACGTTCTACGATCACCACCGCGTGTGCCAGGACTTGCGGGCGACCCCGACAACCATCGACGTGCTCATCGAGGCGCTGCGGGGCGCAGGCTTCCAGGCATCCCGCACTCATTTCTCGGGCATCGGTTTCAAGACCGACGCGCCGGTCAACATCGTGAAAAGTATCGTTCTGGAGCTTTCTCCCCGATCGTAG
- a CDS encoding AAA family ATPase — MVLFKRDDIIKIIETCQIKGQDEAIIRALMYLNLGYPIMLYGPPGNGKTTIAEHILRYASRGDDYYRMEATEGMTEYHTIGGFHPLSMSGNAELSRQFIYKDGIVTRALQENKNLLIDEFTRAPATAYSGLFMLLSTGVLHLEYRELTLQRPKDWVLVVTANLGDEGTFKMSAALKRRFIPIFIGYTSRFTEEKIIKSYTPGLQPVLINAILDFAEETRRLWQEEKSLPQGLSTDGVIKMARYCDISIEEGLDAKTAFIDSAMHQGVIIADETDYVSLQTVNELALKIASRL; from the coding sequence ATGGTACTGTTCAAGCGAGACGACATAATAAAGATCATAGAAACCTGCCAGATCAAAGGGCAGGACGAAGCGATTATCAGAGCGCTCATGTACCTGAATCTCGGGTACCCGATCATGCTGTACGGGCCTCCCGGCAACGGGAAGACGACGATCGCGGAGCACATCCTGAGATACGCTTCCCGGGGCGACGACTACTACCGGATGGAAGCGACCGAGGGTATGACAGAGTACCACACCATCGGAGGGTTCCACCCGCTCTCGATGTCGGGTAATGCCGAGCTTTCCCGGCAGTTCATCTACAAGGACGGCATCGTGACTCGCGCCCTGCAGGAAAATAAGAACCTGCTGATCGACGAGTTCACCAGGGCTCCTGCGACAGCCTACTCCGGCCTGTTCATGCTGCTCTCCACAGGAGTGCTGCACCTCGAGTACAGGGAACTGACCCTCCAGCGGCCCAAAGACTGGGTGCTGGTCGTGACGGCCAACCTGGGCGACGAGGGCACGTTCAAAATGAGCGCAGCCTTAAAACGCCGTTTCATACCCATCTTCATTGGGTACACGAGCCGCTTCACCGAAGAGAAGATCATCAAGAGCTACACCCCAGGCCTGCAGCCTGTCCTGATCAACGCCATCCTGGACTTCGCGGAAGAGACCAGGCGGCTCTGGCAGGAAGAGAAATCCCTGCCCCAGGGCCTGTCGACCGACGGCGTTATCAAGATGGCACGGTACTGCGATATCTCCATAGAGGAAGGCCTGGACGCCAAGACGGCATTCATCGACTCCGCCATGCATCAGGGCGTGATCATTGCCGATGAGACGGATTACGTCTCGCTGCAGACGGTGAACGAGCTGGCGCTGAAGATCGCGAGCAGGCTGTAA
- a CDS encoding vWA domain-containing protein, giving the protein MIFPDEKRLRIACARCMADPSNIRAYDTLVTGCRSIGRNLLRFYHIIPPTSERMIYKTYDGTGIISYHKTIAEFCNKGKSMDGMLTYRRIRDIKKVRLALLYDDSNSMTSWWRKQALQQNIEEADAPQTYAKLACLSLMEGLGRDMEINLWKFGNEATGPFNLSSNMYKEIITSNGSGGTRLDLALQSMIDNGWHRRPGVKIAIILTDGIPEIGRSVYAEDVIVNVRSLDLIKKLLQNKVHVLYLQLLTDESRKFKKSGGYTLLEFGNDVRRMGCEYMTINNKESLMESLFKGLNMVSRKI; this is encoded by the coding sequence ATGATCTTTCCAGACGAGAAACGCTTGCGCATCGCCTGCGCCAGGTGCATGGCAGATCCCTCGAATATCCGGGCATACGATACGCTGGTCACTGGATGCCGCTCCATCGGCAGAAACCTTCTCCGGTTTTACCACATCATACCACCTACTTCCGAGCGGATGATCTACAAAACCTATGATGGTACCGGCATTATCAGCTACCACAAGACCATCGCCGAGTTCTGCAACAAGGGTAAAAGTATGGATGGTATGCTCACCTACCGGCGCATCAGGGACATTAAAAAGGTGAGGCTGGCGCTGCTTTACGATGATTCTAACTCGATGACTTCCTGGTGGCGAAAGCAGGCCCTCCAGCAGAACATCGAGGAGGCTGACGCGCCGCAGACTTATGCCAAGCTGGCGTGCCTGTCGCTGATGGAGGGGCTGGGCAGGGACATGGAGATCAACCTCTGGAAGTTCGGCAACGAAGCCACGGGCCCGTTCAATCTCAGCTCCAACATGTATAAGGAGATTATTACCAGTAACGGCTCGGGTGGCACCCGGCTCGACCTCGCGCTCCAGTCCATGATCGATAACGGCTGGCATCGGCGGCCGGGAGTCAAGATAGCGATCATCCTGACGGACGGCATACCTGAGATAGGCCGCAGCGTCTATGCAGAGGACGTCATCGTCAACGTCCGATCGCTCGACCTGATCAAGAAGCTCCTGCAAAACAAAGTCCACGTGCTGTACCTCCAGCTACTCACTGACGAGTCCAGGAAATTCAAGAAGAGCGGCGGCTACACGCTGCTGGAGTTCGGCAACGACGTCCGGCGCATGGGCTGCGAGTACATGACCATCAATAACAAGGAGAGCCTTATGGAATCGCTCTTCAAAGGCCTCAATATGGTCAGCAGAAAAATATAG
- a CDS encoding TldD/PmbA family protein, with translation MLIQAVGRALEGRADYYDIRLLDVTGTVIETRKGEVTRAISGKDSGACVRVLYDGAWGFATTSDRSEQALCNAAERAAKIAKGISEGIKDKARLAPVTAVTDEAVIQMKRSFLDEPVETKLEYLKSAYDAVKKYDFVTNAMVSYKDTYTIQEFYSSEGAAIKTEVPRILWTIELVGKRDSHIQSVRRRIGRAVGLEAFDGDQHLKEADAAVASVVALLSARAPPAGTMPVIADPGLVGVFAHEAVGHASEGDLVATGNSCFEGMIGKEIGNPGITIKDDATLPGLFGSYIYDDEGVRTRTKVLIKDGVLTDFILNRESAARLNMEPNGGARAESYHSRPIVRMSNTHIETGDATFQEMLEGVKKGVYVKGSRGGQVNTSQGFFQFNAQEAYMIENGEITHPLRDVSLSGRTLDILKLIDLVGKDAEMGHAGICGKGQSVTVDDGGPHIRISQCVVGGQ, from the coding sequence ATGCTGATACAAGCTGTAGGCCGGGCGCTGGAAGGCCGGGCCGATTACTATGACATCCGGCTGCTGGATGTCACTGGTACAGTGATAGAAACTCGCAAAGGCGAGGTTACCAGGGCTATCTCTGGTAAAGATTCCGGCGCCTGCGTCAGGGTATTATACGACGGCGCCTGGGGCTTTGCCACAACCTCTGATCGCTCAGAGCAGGCCCTGTGCAATGCTGCAGAGAGGGCAGCGAAAATCGCTAAGGGCATCAGCGAGGGCATCAAGGACAAAGCCCGCCTGGCCCCGGTGACAGCGGTGACGGACGAGGCTGTCATCCAGATGAAGCGCAGCTTCCTGGACGAGCCCGTGGAAACCAAGCTGGAGTACCTGAAGTCGGCTTACGACGCCGTGAAGAAGTACGACTTCGTGACTAACGCCATGGTCAGCTACAAGGATACGTACACGATCCAGGAGTTCTATTCCTCGGAGGGAGCCGCTATTAAGACAGAGGTGCCCCGGATTCTCTGGACCATTGAGCTCGTTGGCAAGAGGGATAGCCATATCCAGTCCGTGCGCCGGAGAATCGGGCGGGCTGTCGGGCTGGAAGCCTTCGACGGGGATCAGCACCTGAAAGAGGCGGACGCTGCAGTTGCTTCTGTGGTGGCGCTGCTGAGCGCCAGGGCTCCGCCGGCAGGGACAATGCCCGTAATTGCAGACCCGGGCCTGGTAGGCGTGTTCGCCCATGAGGCTGTCGGCCACGCCTCCGAGGGCGACCTGGTAGCTACAGGCAACTCGTGCTTTGAAGGAATGATCGGCAAGGAGATCGGAAACCCTGGCATCACCATCAAGGACGACGCCACGCTGCCGGGCCTTTTCGGCAGCTACATCTACGATGACGAAGGCGTGCGCACCAGAACCAAAGTTCTGATCAAGGACGGAGTCCTCACCGACTTTATTCTCAACAGGGAGTCTGCAGCCCGCCTCAACATGGAGCCGAACGGCGGAGCGAGAGCTGAATCGTACCACAGCCGCCCCATCGTGCGGATGAGCAACACCCACATCGAAACCGGAGACGCCACTTTCCAGGAGATGCTGGAGGGCGTCAAGAAAGGCGTCTACGTCAAGGGATCCAGGGGCGGCCAGGTGAACACTTCCCAGGGCTTCTTCCAGTTTAATGCACAAGAAGCGTACATGATAGAGAACGGGGAAATCACTCACCCCCTCCGGGACGTATCGCTGTCGGGCAGAACCCTCGACATCCTGAAGCTGATCGACCTCGTGGGCAAGGATGCAGAGATGGGCCACGCTGGCATCTGTGGTAAAGGCCAGTCGGTAACGGTAGACGATGGCGGACCACACATCAGGATATCGCAATGCGTAGTAGGAGGCCAGTAG